One Chlamydia sp. DNA window includes the following coding sequences:
- a CDS encoding aromatic amino acid transport family protein: MDMRNKCIGGILIVAGTVIGAGVLAVPVLTAMDGFFPAALLYVLGWLVSLASGYGYLEVLTWCKGNKLTNLYSMAEETLGRVGRIVLCLVYLFLFYSLLVAYFCDGGNILSRIIGEKFIETSWMRHVMPVLFFVIFAPLLMTKTSVIDYCNRGFVFGLIFVFGLFCVLGAPRIQGELLLRTSWFSALNSLPIFFLAFGFQNVVPSLYHYLDGNVREVKRVILIGSLIPLILYIIWEALVLGTVPLADLLRAKQLGWTAAGALQGSLKNSAFYIAGELFGFFALVTSFIGTSLALKDFYIDIFKWDAQKQRMHIFFLVFVFPLIWAVVYPEIVLSCLRYAGGVGGACIVVLFPVIMLWNGRYGKRHCSGKRILPGGKTVLLILTGYTVLNLVTLYYTF, translated from the coding sequence ATGGACATGCGGAATAAGTGTATAGGAGGGATTTTAATTGTCGCAGGTACAGTAATAGGTGCTGGTGTATTGGCTGTTCCTGTTTTAACTGCTATGGATGGCTTTTTCCCAGCCGCTCTATTGTATGTGTTAGGTTGGTTAGTCTCGTTAGCCTCCGGTTATGGTTATTTGGAGGTATTGACTTGGTGCAAAGGCAATAAGTTGACTAACTTATACTCTATGGCAGAGGAAACTTTAGGAAGGGTGGGGCGTATAGTTTTATGCTTAGTCTACTTATTCTTATTTTATTCACTACTTGTTGCTTATTTTTGTGACGGAGGAAACATCCTTTCTCGGATCATAGGGGAGAAGTTTATTGAAACTTCATGGATGCGGCACGTTATGCCGGTTTTATTCTTTGTTATTTTTGCGCCTTTGCTTATGACTAAAACCTCTGTGATCGATTACTGTAATCGGGGGTTTGTTTTTGGGCTTATTTTTGTCTTCGGACTTTTCTGTGTATTGGGAGCCCCTCGTATACAAGGAGAGCTGTTATTGAGAACATCGTGGTTTTCCGCTCTCAATAGTTTGCCGATCTTTTTTTTAGCTTTTGGTTTTCAAAACGTCGTCCCTTCTTTATATCATTACCTCGATGGAAATGTTCGTGAGGTCAAACGGGTAATTTTAATAGGAAGTTTGATTCCTTTGATTCTATACATTATTTGGGAGGCATTAGTTTTAGGTACGGTCCCCTTGGCTGATCTGCTCAGAGCTAAGCAATTAGGATGGACTGCAGCGGGAGCTCTTCAGGGGTCTTTAAAAAATTCGGCTTTTTATATTGCGGGAGAATTATTCGGCTTTTTTGCTTTAGTTACTTCTTTTATCGGGACTTCTTTAGCCTTAAAAGATTTTTATATAGATATTTTTAAATGGGATGCTCAAAAACAGCGGATGCACATATTTTTCTTAGTTTTTGTATTTCCTTTAATATGGGCTGTTGTTTATCCCGAAATTGTTCTGTCATGTTTACGCTATGCTGGGGGAGTTGGGGGAGCTTGTATAGTTGTGTTGTTCCCAGTTATTATGTTATGGAATGGTCGGTATGGGAAACGGCATTGCTCTGGAAAGAGGATACTACCCGGAGGAAAAACCGTTCTGCTGATTCTAACAGGATATACTGTGTTAAATCTTGTAACCCTGTATTATACGTTTTAG
- the glmS gene encoding glutamine--fructose-6-phosphate transaminase (isomerizing): MCGIFGYLGKKNAVPLVLEGLSKLEYRGYDSAGMAAIIEGQLVVEKSVGPVSQLCSIVSSDIFAQAAIGHTRWATHGEPSRCNAHPHVDMYESCALVHNGIIENFQELKNDLSNKGVVFSSDTDTEVIVQLFSNNYKETGDFIESFSRTLKQLKGSFACALVHRDYPDVLLCAAHESPLILGLGEEEIFVSSDVHAFLKHSCRTQTLASGELAVLRTGKLVETYNFELARIQKEVRYIHQTEDSLDKKGFDYYMLKEIYEQPEVFERILQLTCEKDKLADSFLKNFSFEGIESLHIVACGSSYHAGCLAKYVIESIAAIPVYVETASEFRYRQPHIAPHSLAILISQSGETADTLAALNEFRKFSEVRILGICNIRESALASRVDHCLFIEAGLEIGVASTKAFTAQLLMLILLGLRLASERQMISQEGLAQAIQGLCDLPRLTKLFLMNSSIHNWRCQQIEETSFIFLGRRFMYPICMEAALKLKEIAYVEANAYPAGEMKHGPIALIREGTPVIVYCGDRLIYTKTIGAIMEVKARKAYVIALAPESNSDIAAVSDEQIYIPDSHDLAAPILFAVAGQIMAYTMALQKGTEVDRPRNLAKSVTVE, from the coding sequence ATGTGTGGGATATTTGGATATTTAGGGAAGAAGAACGCTGTACCTTTAGTTTTAGAAGGGTTATCTAAATTAGAGTATCGTGGTTATGACTCTGCTGGGATGGCAGCGATTATTGAAGGTCAACTAGTTGTTGAGAAATCTGTAGGCCCTGTAAGTCAATTATGTTCCATCGTTTCTTCTGATATTTTTGCTCAAGCAGCTATAGGCCATACTCGTTGGGCTACGCATGGGGAGCCTTCTCGATGCAATGCTCATCCTCATGTGGACATGTATGAAAGTTGTGCGCTCGTGCATAATGGAATCATAGAAAATTTCCAAGAGCTTAAAAATGATCTCAGCAACAAAGGGGTGGTGTTCTCATCGGATACTGATACAGAGGTTATAGTCCAGCTTTTCTCGAATAATTACAAAGAGACAGGAGATTTCATTGAAAGCTTTTCGCGAACTCTGAAACAACTAAAAGGAAGCTTTGCCTGTGCTTTAGTACATCGAGATTATCCAGATGTTTTATTGTGCGCCGCTCATGAGAGCCCTCTTATCTTGGGGTTAGGAGAGGAAGAGATCTTTGTTTCTTCCGACGTACATGCCTTCTTAAAACACTCCTGTCGCACGCAAACTTTAGCTTCTGGAGAATTAGCTGTTTTGCGTACAGGAAAGCTTGTAGAAACGTATAATTTCGAGTTAGCTCGTATCCAAAAAGAAGTACGGTATATACACCAGACAGAAGATTCTTTGGATAAAAAAGGTTTTGACTATTACATGCTCAAAGAAATTTATGAACAGCCAGAGGTTTTTGAGCGTATTTTGCAGCTTACATGCGAAAAAGACAAGTTAGCAGATTCTTTTTTAAAAAATTTTTCTTTCGAGGGAATCGAAAGTTTGCATATTGTGGCTTGTGGATCGTCTTATCATGCGGGCTGTTTAGCAAAATATGTGATTGAGTCGATAGCTGCGATTCCTGTGTATGTTGAGACCGCATCGGAGTTTCGTTATCGGCAACCTCATATAGCACCCCATTCGCTAGCTATTTTAATTAGCCAGTCTGGAGAAACTGCAGATACTTTGGCAGCTTTGAATGAGTTTCGTAAATTCAGTGAAGTGCGGATCTTGGGGATATGCAATATTCGGGAGTCTGCGCTTGCGTCTCGAGTAGATCATTGCTTATTCATTGAGGCTGGGTTGGAGATTGGAGTAGCTTCAACTAAAGCTTTTACAGCACAACTATTAATGCTGATTTTACTAGGACTGAGACTGGCAAGTGAACGGCAGATGATCTCTCAAGAAGGTCTTGCTCAAGCAATACAGGGATTGTGTGATCTTCCTCGTCTGACAAAACTTTTTTTAATGAATAGTTCTATACATAATTGGCGTTGTCAGCAAATTGAGGAGACCAGTTTTATTTTTTTAGGACGACGCTTTATGTATCCTATTTGCATGGAAGCGGCGCTAAAATTAAAAGAAATTGCTTATGTAGAAGCTAATGCTTATCCTGCTGGAGAGATGAAACATGGGCCAATTGCTCTGATTAGAGAGGGGACTCCTGTTATCGTATACTGTGGGGATCGCCTCATATATACTAAAACTATCGGGGCTATTATGGAAGTAAAGGCTCGAAAGGCTTACGTTATCGCTCTTGCTCCGGAATCTAACTCAGATATTGCGGCAGTTTCTGACGAGCAAATCTACATCCCCGACAGCCATGATCTTGCTGCACCTATTCTATTTGCCGTAGCAGGGCAGATTATGGCCTACACGATGGCTTTGCAGAAAGGAACAGAGGTAGATAGGCCTAGGAATTTAGCGAAATCTGTGACTGTAGAGTGA
- the sucC gene encoding ADP-forming succinate--CoA ligase subunit beta → MHLHEYQAKDLLTSYQLPIPPYRVAASVPEAEAAIRAEHWKSGVVKAQVHAEGRGKNGGVVVAHSPEDLLAAVDQLLHMQFSSNQTAGLSLPVNKVLLSPLIEIALEYYLAIVIDRKHHCPVIMLSKAGGINIEEVAEKHPDQLLKLALPSSGKIYAYQLRRIAKFMNWDQFIADQGNRIVRQLVQCFYENDASLLEINPLVLTKDGTLVVLDAKMTIDDNALYRHPQLADCYDPSQENRRDVLAKQLGLSYIALDGTIGCLVNGAGLAMSTLDILKLYGGSAANFLDVGGSASEKQIQEAISLVLSDKNVRVLFIHIFGGIMDCDVVASGLVSAMQGEKEVVPTVIRLEGTNVDKGKERILSAGIPCEFVASMGEGAELAVRLSHEQGEEQC, encoded by the coding sequence ATGCATCTTCATGAGTATCAAGCTAAGGACCTTTTAACTTCATACCAATTGCCTATCCCTCCTTATCGTGTGGCAGCTTCTGTACCTGAAGCTGAAGCGGCAATTCGAGCTGAGCACTGGAAATCTGGGGTTGTTAAGGCTCAGGTGCATGCTGAAGGAAGAGGAAAAAATGGTGGTGTTGTTGTTGCGCATTCTCCAGAAGATTTGCTGGCAGCAGTTGATCAGCTGCTGCATATGCAATTTTCTAGTAATCAAACGGCAGGTCTTTCTCTCCCAGTTAATAAAGTTCTACTCTCCCCTTTGATAGAGATTGCTTTGGAGTATTATCTTGCTATCGTGATCGATAGAAAGCATCACTGTCCCGTGATTATGCTTTCTAAAGCTGGAGGTATCAATATTGAAGAGGTTGCAGAAAAACACCCAGATCAACTGCTCAAACTAGCGCTGCCTTCTTCCGGTAAGATATACGCATACCAGCTACGTCGTATTGCTAAGTTTATGAATTGGGATCAATTCATCGCTGATCAAGGGAATCGAATCGTCCGTCAGTTAGTACAATGTTTTTACGAAAATGACGCTTCTTTATTAGAAATCAATCCATTAGTGCTCACTAAAGATGGCACCCTTGTTGTTTTAGATGCTAAAATGACTATAGATGACAATGCCTTGTATCGCCATCCTCAGTTGGCCGATTGCTATGACCCCTCTCAAGAAAATAGGCGTGACGTTTTGGCTAAGCAGTTAGGACTTTCCTATATTGCTCTAGATGGCACGATCGGGTGCTTGGTGAATGGAGCAGGTTTAGCTATGAGTACTTTAGATATTCTTAAGTTGTATGGGGGTTCTGCAGCTAATTTCTTGGATGTGGGAGGAAGTGCTTCGGAAAAGCAAATTCAAGAAGCGATCTCCTTGGTCTTATCAGACAAAAATGTTCGGGTGCTGTTTATTCACATTTTTGGAGGTATCATGGATTGTGATGTTGTTGCTTCCGGATTGGTTTCAGCTATGCAGGGAGAGAAAGAGGTTGTTCCTACAGTAATCCGATTGGAGGGAACCAACGTGGATAAAGGAAAAGAGAGGATTCTTAGTGCTGGGATTCCTTGCGAGTTTGTTGCATCTATGGGAGAGGGGGCGGAACTTGCTGTGAGATTAAGTCATGAGCAGGGAGAGGAACAGTGTTAG
- a CDS encoding Bax inhibitor-1/YccA family protein: protein MGLYDRDYAQDSRLPGTFSSRVYGWMTAGLAVTALTSLGLYATGAYRTLFSLWWVWCFATLGVSFYIQAQIQRLSVPAVMGLFLAYSVLEGMFFGTMVPVYAAQFGGGIVWAAFGSAAVIFGLSAAYGAFTKNDLTQIHRILMLALVGLMVISLGFLIVSLFTPMPLLYLLICYLGLIIFVGLTVVDAQSIRRVARSVGDHGDLSYKLSLIMALQMYCNVIMIFWYLLQIFASSDKRR, encoded by the coding sequence ATGGGATTGTATGATCGCGATTATGCGCAGGATTCTCGCTTGCCGGGGACCTTCTCTTCCAGAGTGTATGGGTGGATGACTGCAGGGCTGGCCGTGACTGCATTGACATCTTTAGGATTATATGCAACAGGAGCTTACAGAACCCTATTCTCTTTATGGTGGGTTTGGTGTTTCGCAACGCTAGGTGTGTCCTTTTATATTCAAGCTCAGATTCAGAGACTTTCTGTTCCTGCTGTAATGGGGTTATTCTTAGCTTACTCTGTTTTAGAAGGTATGTTTTTTGGAACAATGGTTCCTGTATATGCTGCTCAGTTTGGAGGAGGGATTGTTTGGGCTGCATTTGGGTCCGCTGCTGTGATCTTCGGATTGTCGGCAGCGTACGGCGCTTTTACAAAAAACGATTTAACACAAATTCATAGAATTTTGATGTTAGCTCTTGTTGGCCTTATGGTTATATCCTTAGGGTTTTTGATTGTTTCGCTGTTCACTCCAATGCCACTATTGTACCTATTGATTTGCTATCTAGGTTTGATTATCTTTGTTGGCTTAACGGTAGTCGATGCGCAGTCTATTCGTCGTGTGGCTCGTAGTGTAGGGGATCACGGGGATCTAAGTTATAAGCTCTCTTTGATTATGGCCCTGCAGATGTATTGTAATGTCATTATGATATTTTGGTACTTGCTGCAAATTTTTGCTTCTTCAGATAAAAGACGATAA
- a CDS encoding YtxH domain-containing protein, translated as MFKNQKPKKNKCCLWLRGVLFGGVLATLLTSLFVPKNGSQLRKKIFRIKTSGTKRGRALLKNSKHHTREFAEQTKILAKNISKEIQDFTQSIIDESRRD; from the coding sequence ATGTTCAAAAACCAAAAACCTAAAAAAAATAAATGCTGCTTGTGGTTAAGGGGCGTCCTATTCGGTGGAGTCCTCGCTACATTACTCACTAGCCTCTTCGTCCCTAAGAATGGGAGCCAGCTTAGAAAAAAGATCTTTCGCATCAAAACATCCGGCACGAAAAGGGGCCGCGCTCTACTCAAAAATTCTAAACATCATACACGTGAATTTGCAGAACAAACAAAGATCTTAGCTAAGAATATTTCCAAAGAGATCCAAGATTTTACTCAATCAATCATTGATGAAAGTCGCCGTGATTGA
- the ftsY gene encoding signal recognition particle-docking protein FtsY — protein sequence MFKFFGDKLRSIFKRSLSPDLLEYAEALLYEGDFGPKLTELFCKELRRRKNPDEHTIKELIRTFLSEIIASLPQQETPSVHPYCTLILGTNGSGKTTTVAKLAHYYLSQNQTVLIVATDTFRSAGMDQMRCWADTLNCGFISGKPGGDAAAIAFDGISAAVARNYDHVIIDTSGRLHTHTNLLKELQKITTVCNKAFAGAPHETLMTIDATLGSNTLNQVKLFHEAVPINGLIFTKIEGSAKGGSLFRIADELKIPTRFVGYGETIHDFAPFSIDHFLDKLLDA from the coding sequence GTGTTTAAGTTTTTCGGAGACAAACTTCGCTCTATTTTCAAAAGATCTCTTTCTCCAGATTTGTTGGAATATGCTGAGGCTCTTTTATACGAAGGAGATTTTGGTCCTAAATTGACGGAGTTGTTCTGTAAAGAGCTGCGTCGACGTAAAAATCCTGATGAACATACAATTAAAGAGCTTATTCGCACTTTTTTATCAGAGATTATAGCCAGCCTGCCTCAGCAAGAGACTCCTTCTGTCCATCCTTACTGCACTCTTATCCTAGGAACAAATGGTTCTGGGAAAACAACCACCGTAGCAAAGCTTGCTCACTACTATCTTTCTCAAAACCAAACGGTTTTGATCGTCGCAACAGATACTTTCCGTTCTGCTGGAATGGATCAGATGCGTTGTTGGGCAGATACCCTAAACTGTGGTTTTATCTCCGGGAAGCCGGGAGGCGATGCTGCAGCTATAGCTTTTGATGGGATTTCTGCTGCAGTTGCTAGAAACTACGATCACGTAATTATAGACACTTCAGGAAGACTTCACACACATACAAATCTTCTCAAAGAACTCCAAAAAATTACTACCGTCTGCAATAAAGCTTTTGCTGGCGCTCCTCATGAGACTTTGATGACAATCGATGCAACTTTAGGAAGCAATACATTGAACCAAGTGAAATTATTCCACGAAGCAGTACCGATTAATGGGTTGATTTTCACAAAAATAGAAGGGTCTGCTAAAGGGGGTTCTCTCTTTCGTATTGCCGATGAGCTCAAGATTCCCACACGGTTCGTGGGATATGGGGAGACTATTCATGATTTCGCTCCCTTTTCTATAGACCATTTCCTGGATAAATTGCTTGATGCTTAA
- the glmM gene encoding phosphoglucosamine mutase has product MTHDARRLFGTDGVRGRANFEPMTVETSVLLGKAVAGVLLEKHAGKHRVVVGKDTRLSGYMFENALIAGLTSMGIETLMLGPIPTPGVAFITRAYRADAGIMISASHNPYRDNGIKIFSSDGFKIGQAVEERIEAMIASRDFGKLPDDHEVGKNKRVKDAMGRYIEYAKATFPKGRTLKGLRIVLDCAHGAAYRVAPSVFEELDAEVICYGCEPSGCNINEGCGALWPSTIQKAVIEHKADVGIALDGDGDRLIMVDEKGHIVDGDMLLSICANDLKKRQALPENRVVATVMTNFGVLRYLESLGIQVTISPVGDRHVLQHMLESQAVLGGEQSGHMIFLDYNTTGDGIVSALQVLRIMIESESTLSDLTAYIVKSPQALINVPVTRKVPLESLSNVQEVLQEVKGILGDAGRILLRYSGTENICRVMVEGTKKHQVDSLAKTIVDVVEAEIGAEVSE; this is encoded by the coding sequence ATGACACATGATGCGAGACGGTTATTTGGCACTGATGGTGTTAGGGGGAGAGCGAATTTTGAGCCCATGACAGTAGAGACTTCTGTTCTTCTTGGGAAAGCTGTTGCAGGCGTTTTGTTAGAAAAACATGCAGGAAAGCATCGTGTAGTTGTTGGTAAAGATACGCGTCTTTCGGGGTATATGTTTGAGAATGCTCTCATAGCAGGGCTTACTTCTATGGGCATAGAAACCTTGATGTTAGGCCCGATTCCTACTCCTGGGGTTGCTTTTATTACCCGAGCTTATCGTGCAGATGCCGGAATTATGATCTCAGCTTCGCATAATCCTTATCGAGATAATGGGATTAAGATTTTTTCTTCAGACGGATTCAAAATTGGGCAGGCTGTAGAAGAACGTATAGAAGCTATGATAGCTTCCAGAGATTTCGGTAAACTCCCTGACGATCACGAAGTTGGTAAAAATAAACGTGTTAAAGATGCTATGGGGAGATATATTGAATATGCAAAAGCTACCTTCCCTAAAGGGAGAACGCTAAAAGGCTTACGTATAGTTTTAGATTGTGCTCACGGAGCAGCGTATCGAGTAGCTCCTTCTGTGTTTGAAGAGTTGGATGCAGAGGTCATTTGCTACGGATGCGAGCCTTCTGGATGTAATATTAATGAAGGGTGCGGAGCTTTATGGCCTTCTACTATTCAGAAGGCTGTTATTGAGCACAAAGCTGATGTAGGAATCGCTTTAGATGGAGATGGAGATCGTTTAATCATGGTTGATGAGAAAGGGCATATTGTGGATGGTGATATGCTCCTGAGTATCTGCGCAAATGATTTAAAAAAGCGACAGGCATTACCTGAAAACCGTGTTGTGGCAACTGTAATGACAAATTTTGGAGTGTTGCGCTATTTAGAAAGCTTAGGAATACAAGTTACGATCTCTCCTGTAGGGGATCGACATGTGCTGCAGCATATGCTGGAAAGTCAGGCTGTACTTGGAGGAGAGCAAAGTGGGCACATGATTTTTCTAGATTACAATACAACGGGAGATGGGATAGTTTCTGCTCTTCAGGTATTGCGCATTATGATTGAAAGTGAATCAACATTGTCAGACCTTACTGCTTATATCGTAAAAAGTCCGCAAGCCCTAATCAATGTTCCCGTGACTAGAAAAGTGCCGCTGGAATCTTTATCTAACGTACAAGAAGTCCTCCAAGAGGTAAAAGGGATCTTGGGAGATGCTGGACGCATCTTATTAAGATATTCCGGTACGGAAAATATTTGTAGAGTTATGGTTGAAGGAACTAAAAAACATCAAGTAGACTCTCTTGCAAAAACGATTGTTGATGTTGTGGAAGCCGAAATCGGAGCAGAAGTTTCTGAATAG
- a CDS encoding aromatic amino acid transport family protein, with translation MNNKTLGGALIVAGTTIGAGVLAVPIATSEGGFLPTALLYTVSWLIAIASGYCFLEVLTWLHAKKNVNMVSMAEYTLGHKGKVIMWLVYLLLFYSLLVAYFCDGGNILMRVIGCRSWDTPWIRHAMPVVFFVLFSPLLMAKTSVVDQCNRVFVFGLGIAFAMFCYFGFPLIKTELLVRSSWEATLKGFPILFLAFGFQNVIPTLYHYMDKNVEQVKKAIVIGSSIPLALYVIWEAIVLGAVPVSFLEQAKTEGWTAIGALQSALKCSAFYVAGEFFGFFALISSFIGVSLGLKDFFIDAFQWNEKKRRIEVFFLVFVFPLVLAIFYPGIVLKSLECTGALGETIVLGIFPVLMVWKGRYGKKRCCSKRILPGGKGSLLIMSGLVLINLVLIAQKFLGY, from the coding sequence ATGAATAACAAAACGTTAGGCGGAGCTTTGATTGTCGCAGGAACGACCATTGGCGCCGGAGTATTAGCTGTCCCTATTGCTACTTCGGAAGGTGGATTCCTACCAACAGCATTACTGTACACTGTTTCTTGGTTAATAGCCATCGCTTCTGGGTATTGCTTTTTAGAAGTGCTGACTTGGCTACATGCAAAGAAGAATGTGAATATGGTCTCTATGGCCGAATACACTTTGGGTCATAAAGGCAAAGTAATTATGTGGTTGGTGTATTTGCTGCTTTTTTACTCTCTTCTAGTCGCCTACTTTTGTGATGGAGGGAACATTCTCATGCGTGTTATAGGATGTCGCAGTTGGGACACGCCTTGGATTAGACACGCTATGCCGGTAGTGTTTTTTGTTTTGTTTTCTCCCCTTTTAATGGCAAAGACTTCTGTTGTTGATCAGTGTAATAGGGTTTTTGTTTTTGGATTAGGGATCGCTTTTGCTATGTTTTGCTATTTTGGTTTCCCTTTAATAAAAACAGAGTTGTTAGTGAGGTCTTCTTGGGAAGCTACCCTAAAAGGATTTCCAATTCTTTTTTTAGCATTTGGATTCCAAAACGTCATTCCTACATTGTACCATTACATGGATAAGAATGTAGAGCAGGTAAAGAAGGCCATTGTTATTGGGAGCTCCATCCCTCTTGCTTTATATGTGATTTGGGAAGCTATTGTGTTAGGAGCAGTTCCAGTTTCTTTCTTAGAACAAGCTAAGACAGAAGGATGGACTGCAATTGGAGCTTTGCAATCAGCTTTAAAGTGTTCAGCCTTTTACGTTGCCGGAGAGTTTTTTGGTTTTTTTGCTTTGATTTCTTCGTTTATCGGGGTGTCTCTAGGTCTAAAGGATTTTTTTATAGACGCTTTTCAGTGGAATGAGAAGAAGCGTAGAATAGAAGTCTTTTTCTTAGTTTTTGTGTTTCCTTTAGTACTAGCTATTTTCTACCCAGGTATTGTTTTAAAAAGTTTGGAGTGTACCGGAGCTTTGGGAGAGACTATTGTTTTGGGAATCTTTCCTGTGCTTATGGTATGGAAAGGGCGTTATGGGAAGAAACGTTGCTGTAGTAAGAGAATTCTTCCTGGAGGAAAAGGTTCTCTTCTTATTATGTCGGGACTTGTACTTATCAATTTAGTCCTGATTGCACAGAAGTTTTTGGGATATTAA